A part of Notolabrus celidotus isolate fNotCel1 chromosome 21, fNotCel1.pri, whole genome shotgun sequence genomic DNA contains:
- the fbxl14b gene encoding F-box/LRR-repeat protein 14b has protein sequence METHISCLFPEILAMIFSYLDVRDKGRVAQVCIAWRDASYHKSVWRGVEAKLHLRRANPSLFPSLQARGIRRVQILSLRRSLSYVIQGMPNIESLNLSGCYNLTDNGLGHAFVQEIPSLRVLNLSLCKQITDSSLGRIAQYLKNLEVLELGGCSNITNTGLLLIAWGLHRLKSLNLRSCRHVSDVGIGHLAGMTRSAAEGCLNLEYLTLQDCQKLTDLSLKHISKGLTKLRVLNLSFCGGISDAGMIHLSHMASLWSLNLRSCDNISDTGTMHLAMGTLRLSGLDVSFCDKIGDQTLAYIAQGLYQLKSLSLCSCHISDDGINRMVRQMHELRTLNIGQCVRITDKGLELIADHLTQLAGIDLYGCTKITKRGLERITQLPCLKVLNLGLWQMTESEKVR, from the coding sequence ATGGAGACGCACATTTCGTGCCTCTTCCCGGAAATTTTGGCCATGATTTTCAGCTATCTGGACGTGAGGGACAAAGGCAGGGTAGCCCAAGTGTGTATAGCTTGGAGGGACGCATCCTACCACAAGTCGGTGTGGAGGGGGGTGGAGGCCAAGCTGCACCTCCGCCGGGCCAATCCCTCCCTGTTCCCCAGCCTCCAGGCCAGGGGCATCCGGAGGGTCCAGATCCTGTCCCTGCGCCGCAGCTTGAGCTATGTGATCCAGGGTATGCCTAACATTGAGTCCCTCAATCTGTCCGGCTGCTACAACCTCACAGATAATGGTCTAGGTCATGCATTTGTGCAGGAGATCCCATCACTGAGGGTCTTGAACCTTAGTTTGTGCAAGCAGATCACAGACTCCAGTCTAGGCAGGATAGCTCAGTATCTGAAGAACCTGGAGGTGCTGGAGCTCGGCGGCTGCAGCAACATCACCAACACTGGGCTCCTGTTGATAGCCTGGGGCCTCCACAGGCTCAAGAGCCTCAACCTGAGGTCCTGCAGGCATGTCTCGGATGTGGGGATTGGACATTTGGCGGGCATGACTCGCAGCGCAGCAGAGGGCTGCTTGAATCTGGAGTACCTGACCCTCCAGGACTGTCAGAAACTCACGGACCTGTCACTCAAACACATTTCCAAGGGGCTCACCAAGCTGCGGGTGCTGAACCTGAGCTTCTGTGGGGGGATCTCGGACGCTGGGATGATCCACCTCTCCCACATGGCTTCCCTGTGGAGCCTCAACCTACGCTCCTGTGACAACATCAGTGACACAGGGACTATGCATCTCGCCATGGGCACCCTGAGGCTCTCAGGGCTGGACGTTTCATTCTGCGACAAGATAGGAGACCAGACGTTGGCGTACATCGCCCAGGGGCTGTACCAGCTCAAGTCCCTGTCCCTGTGCTCATGTCACATCTCGGATGATGGGATAAATCGGATGGTGAGGCAGATGCATGAGCTGAGGACCCTGAACATTGGACAGTGTGTGCGCATCACGGACAAAGGGCTGGAGCTCATAGCCGACCACCTGACCCAGCTGGCGGGCATCGACCTGTATGGATGTACCAAGATCACCAAGAGGGGACTGGAGAGGATCACACAGCTCCCCTGCCTTAAAGTGTTGAACCTGGGACTCTGGCAGATGACAGAGAGTGAGAAAGTGAGGTGA